A window of Rosa rugosa chromosome 7, drRosRugo1.1, whole genome shotgun sequence genomic DNA:
CATATTGGATTCCTAGTTGTAGACCCTCATCAACTTAGTATATCACTACCTAGCTCCATCAAGTATGTTTATCACTTTATATCTTTCGAATTTGAACTCTTGCTTTTCAATCTGTTAAATTGGGTAGTAAAGAAccacaaatgaaaaaaaagaaaagagtaaaaCTTCTGTTCTGCCTCAATTATGCATTAAGTAGAAACAAGACATGGCTTAAAAGTTTGATAGGCTCACATACATAGAGATAGaaccttctctctctcacaaTTGCACTGAAAATAAGTGAGGAAAAAATAAACTAATTCTATGGACATATCATTTTCTTTCTGGCATTATGATGAGGCAGAAGCTGGCTAGCAGAAGACAGTAGTCATCAGACCTTATCATCTGTGATGAAGAGTTGCACTGAATCAAATTGCACCTCTCTCAACACCCCACCTGTCTAGACAAAAACTATGGATGTATGCACACGTGTGTATCTTCGAAAGTTCATGCACCCCTAAGTCCCTAACTGATACCATATATTCCCCACACGTGTGTAAAACCAGATTAGAACAGACTAGAAGTGAAGACATATTGCTGTGTGAACACCATACTTTGCtgcttctattttttcttttgttctttcaaAACATCATGAAACCGAAAAGAAAACTTCGATCACCATAAAAAAAAAGGCACTTAATTTTGCACATAAATAAATCAATATTTCATCGAATGCCCAAAATTCCTAACGTAGTCGGTTAAGTTTAATTCAGTGCTGCTTATTAATGAAAGCTAGAAACGATTGTAATTTGGATTCAAACTTGCAGAGTTGCAGGTAATAACAAGGAACCATGAAGATGACTGGAATTACATATACACCATCGCATGTTGGTAAAAATTTAAACAGATCAATGAATTTCAACATATACATACTGATGAATCATAATACCAAAAGATTATATTTGATTAATTACCAAGATTTCCTAACGGTTGATGGCCTCATCGTCTGCATTACTTCCAGAAgattaagatatatatatatatataattaaattaaTTCTCAACATGATGAGAGAAATCTCAAATCCTTTGTCCCTAAGATGGATGGATTGAATATTTAATTATTACAGATGAAGATCCAGACTCACATGGTCTTGCTGCACACTCGATTCATACATGTACCGGCTTTGAGAATTACCAGACCCACCTACAACAACCGGCTTCAGTTCTTCTCCGGCGAACAACGGCGTCACCAGCGGGTTCATCAACGAACGGTCACGATTGAAACTAGGGTTAGCAGATGGGATCCGCCACAAGCCCAAAGGACTCCCGTTTATGGGAGCAGATTGAGTGCCGTATGATCCACCGGGGCTTCCGTAGAACCTAGGACTGGTAGTAGTAGTACTAGAACTGTAGTTAGTGTTCCAGGACGGATAGGtgggatgatgatggtgatgatgagcaGAGCCAAGGCGGCTGTAATTCATCAAGCCGTACACGTGTGCAGCGTCGTGGGAGACCAGCCCTCCATGCACCATAGCCGACTGGAGATGCTCGCGTTTGGCGTGCTGCCGCTCTCTTTTGTGTGCGTTTTGGTGGCCGCCGAGGGCTTGGCTGGTCGGGAAGTTTCTGCAGCAGTAATGGCACTCGAATCTGCGGCTGCTCTCGCTGCCATTTTCGCTGTTGCTGTTGCTTATGTTTGTGTTGTTGGTGTTGGTGTGCTTGTTGCCCTCATCTTCTTTCCCGTTCTCACTCACATTGTTGTCGACCGATTCCGACTCGTGGTTGGTGTCGACGCCGGCCCCGAATTCGATGCCAAAGAGCCTAATGCCCTTTTCTTTGTTGACCGGAGGAGCTGGCCGGATAAAGGGCAGCTGAGAGAAGGATTCCACGTTCATGAAGTCTTGGGTTTCCCTCTCAATCTTCTCCATGAAATTAGAGATGAGTAAAGCTAGCAGTAGCTagcactgttttttttttttttttttttttttctctgttcttTTGTGGGGGGAGGGGCGGTGCAATAAGAAAAAAGGAGTGACGAGTGAGGAAATGAAGGAGAGAATTGGAGAGAATGGGAAGGGAGAGGAGGAGTAGTCAGATATGTGGGGGGTTGATGAGGAAGAAGGGGATGGAGTGGGACCTATAAAAGGGGTGAGAACTGAGAAGTAGGACTGTGATTCATGGACAATTGGGGAGGCTATGACCCATCTGAGAGTGAAGGCCTGACAATGCCACACAACACAAAGTTTGAGACTAGCTAGCTTAGCTTCGGCTTCTGAAAGTACCACCTTTGCTTGCTTCCTTTcacttattttttattttgctaGGGAAACTAGGAAAGTTTGTTATTACATCCCTTAACTTTTCATAATTTAGAATCTAATCCCTTTTGTGATCCAATAAGGAAGGTCACAAGTACTCATCTATCCAACAATTATGCTTATATCCTAATTTGATGATAAAGATGAATGTATTTAATGAAACAATAATTAATTAATGATGGTAGTGTAAGAGTTATGATGATGGGGAAGTCCATATAAGATGGAAATGATGGGTGCATAAGTTTGAGATGCATTAATTTCATAAGGAAACTATTAAACTGAAATAAGTAATTAATCAAGAGGTTCAAAGAGCTAGGGCACTAAATAGGGTAAGGCTGTAGCTATAGAGCAAGGAATATAAAGAAAGCTAACTAGATGGGATTGACTACCAAGTACTtcctaatttattttaattccaTTACCTAATTGGGGAATAGAGATTTAAACCAGGAACCACTTAATTAGTTAACCAGCCTAGCTAGCTAGGCCCGATCATGTGGGTTAATAGAAGGCTTAGCTCTATTTAACTTGATTAAGAAATTCTCTTGTAGTTCATTTATGTACTAATTTAGGTATAAAGCTGGCAATTTCATCAAATTAAAACAATTTTCTAAATTCCTAATTAGCTCTTCTCTAACTTTACGTTGAACCTATCCTAATCAACTGTCCATCATCTCCTAAACACGATCATCTAATACTATATATGTCAATTCTCATGCGTAACTCCACCTTGAAAATTAATTGATCATCTGCAACTCCACCTCAAAACTAATCAGTCCACCTCAAAATGCCGCCTTGCAAATTGAGAAAGGATTTCAGTCAATATATAAACTAATATTGGACAATTGTATTTGATCTAGATCTCTCAAACATAAATTTCAATTGTTCTAATGTGTGCAGTTATTGTCAGTTTGTTAATTCTACTTACTCTTTCACCTTATTCATAATCCCTTTTGGTGTAAGTTTTCCTtacaacttaaaaaaaaaaaaaaacactaaaccAATCATCATCCACTTTTTCGACAGATGTTCGATAGTCGATCCTCTATTAAATAGTCTTGTAGAATTCAATAACAGTTTACTGAACGAATACAACAACAAATCAACCATAGTGTTCGAGAAGAAAAAGTCTTGGGTAGGGGCTGCCACGTGGTGGGGCCGTGCGGCcctccaatcaaaattctcaaacttttctctcttttccgaaactgcccctgatttttaatatgcaatacccaaaataccccctgCTTGGGCACTGATTGGCCCGCCCcactgccacgtggtgcgggtgccgtaCGTAAGACCTTCTCGTTCGAGAAAACGTACTGAACAATACAAAACATGTGGTAGACTTCCAACGAATAATGTAATAATGTTTGATAAGTGACTTAGTTGCGTGGgagcaaacaaaacaaaatgtaatagggtggttctagttggacctccaaatttactataTGGACCTCCATCATTTTTCAATAGTTATtggactttgtcaactcatataaaaagacatataaggatatagagagaaagaggaaaaaaaaaaaaaaactcttctcGACAAACTACCAacgtttttctttttactttcaaAGTATGTTCTCCCTTCAATCTCCCATGCTTGGATGCGAGATGATACATTTGTAGAAATTTTTAAATTGTTATTGTTTTCTATTAAAGTCCCATGTTTTGAAGATGGAATTAGATAAGTTTGGCCTTTATACTTGTAAGCAAAACTACTCCTTATTAAATACTTGTAATTTCTCATTAGTTTGTTCTGCTGCTTCCCTTAACTTTTTCTtcaaagcttttttttttttgaatgagagAGGAAAATTCCCCccaaatttatttaaaaaaaaagaagaaaaaaaaagactaacTAGATGGGGGGAGACATGAACCTAACCGGCTAACCCCTCTAGTAAGAAAGTCAAAAGACGTCTGACCAAATAACCAAGCAAAAAACTACCGAAAGTGAAAGTTAGGAAGCCCCATAAAATCTCTATTGCAAACTTTTTCTTCAAAGCTTATATCTTCAATTCTCCATGACTTACGACACTCCAAAATGTTGGATTGATTCATAGAACCGGGGGAACCAACATCAAAGAATCTCGCTTTTAGGAAAGGCTCTTCTTCAAGTTCGAGCGTTAATACTCGGAAGACTCACGAGCAGCATTAATACCTGAAACTTGACTTACTTGACCAGTCCAAATCTACAATTTGGTCAATTCattatgcttcttcttctcttagtTGAATTAATAGagataataaaaaattaaaaaatagaacaaaagatTGTTgaagaataaatttaattattcaaggatattttggtaaaattaaggaggtgCACTGCTATTTAAGTATTTAAAACAGTAAATTAGAGGTCCAatatagcaaatttggaggtcctagcaaatttggaggtccaactagaaccccACAATGTAATATTGAATAAATTATCATCCCTTTTGTATGTAATAAATTATCATCCCTAATTTCTATTTCGCAAGTGTTGGCTAAATTCTTAGAATGATGATCATTTAAATAGATCGACACCTAAAATACGAAATATCATCTAACCAATTTTTATGTCCCCAAAAGATGCAGCTTAGCAAGTTGCTTAGTAGTTGAGTAAGGATGTCCACATACATAGACACGAAAGAGATGAACTAATACCTGATTGGTATATTCAACATACTATATGATTTCTCCCTACAAGCTATGATATATAGCAAATTAATTATAAGATATGAATAGAACAAAACCCTTATTGAATGATACCCGAGGTGAGTCTTCACCAAATGTGTAAGCTGAAGTAATCAGAAATTTATCATATTGTTTGCACACCAATAGCTTTCTAGTTATTAGTGCAGCTAATTTCTTCTTCTATCCCGCAAATATAACACATGCAAATGTAGCATTCGGTATCAATCTGATATTATAATTAATCAAGCAGTACTTATCATTCTAGCTACTAGTAAAAACTTAAATTGACTCTGGCCAGAGACATTGAAGGAATAGAAACTTCTAATCTAAGCTGATGTTGATTGATATTGATATTGACAAGTCCATCATATGCATTTAATCATTCGACTCTAAAGTACCAATTAGGTTTGTATTACCAACAATTTTGGCTTTCTTAAGATTTGTTGCTTTTCtatctgttcttttttttattattaaaaaaaaaaaaaacttagcccaccccacccttacatatgccagtgagaatcgaactcatGACTTTTACAAttttggaattataacttaccaacatatTACAGTGACCTATCTGTTCTAACGTACGTTTCTTTATTTTAGGTAACGCTAATGTTTTCTTCTTTGACTCTCACTCTCGATTGAGAGGTTTCTCGATGGCGGCTAACTCTGGCTGGCGGCGATCTTGTACTTTTGATGGCAAAGGATAGGGTATCCTTTCACCTCTCTCTCGTCTGATTCTTTGTGGCAACAACATATTTCGACGGTGCACCTTGCTCATAGGCTACTGCCTATTTTTCTTTGATGTCGTTGTTTGTATGTGAATCTGGATGGGGAAAATAGTTAAGCGGAATCACTCCTTGACTTGCTCTCGATCTCTCTTGCCAAACCTACAACAATAGAAGTTGTTAGGAGGAAGTCCGGAAGGTTCCGGACTTCTCTCCTCCAATGCTTAAGTAAGACATGGATAAGCGAAAGCTAAGTTTGTGAGAGTGTTGGAGTACGAATGAATGATTACCTGGAGCTTGAGGtgagacccctttatataggcaGTGGTGTGCGCTGGGGTCCGAGCCAGCTATCACCCAGTGGAAAGTTCACTGCGCTTATGTTTGGGTTGTGATTGCATGAATGCAGCCATACGTTGATTCCATGGACCCACCAACAAGTTCCcaaagtccccaagtaagagaaCTTGTCTTAATTGGGGAGTTTCTGCTATTATAACACGTCTATGCCTGTCAAGCGTGTGCTGTGTCATTTCGATGTATATTGGCCGGACACATGCTTCATCCTTTTGGATGGGCCTCCCATTAGGCCCGCCGAGTAGTTTCCCACTCTCCGGTTGAGAAAAGTCCTCGTCAGGAACATATTGTTTGATAAGGGGGAAGCTGCGTGGAAGCAGTAGGCGTCAGGTAACGACCTTGATAAGGTTGCCCAAGTGTCGGGGATTGATACACCGGATCAATGGTGGCATTGTGCTTTGTCAATCTGTCCCTTGCTTTATTGAGTGTTGATTGCTTAACAGTGGACCGTCTAAACCGTCTGGCTCATTAATGATCAGTGATGATCGTGATTAGAGTTTTGACACGTGGCATGATTTCATTTGTCGAACATGGGTGGTGCAAGGCATGATAAAGCGAAGGGTTTCGCGTTGGGGATCGTGCAGTGTAATTGTTTTGTTGAGGGACACATATATGGGATGGTCTCAGGCCTTGTTTCAGTATCAACGGTCTTGATTTCATCACCAAGCTTTATAAAAGTGGGCTC
This region includes:
- the LOC133721617 gene encoding zinc finger protein 8-like, giving the protein MEKIERETQDFMNVESFSQLPFIRPAPPVNKEKGIRLFGIEFGAGVDTNHESESVDNNVSENGKEDEGNKHTNTNNTNISNSNSENGSESSRRFECHYCCRNFPTSQALGGHQNAHKRERQHAKREHLQSAMVHGGLVSHDAAHVYGLMNYSRLGSAHHHHHHPTYPSWNTNYSSSTTTTSPRFYGSPGGSYGTQSAPINGSPLGLWRIPSANPSFNRDRSLMNPLVTPLFAGEELKPVVVGGSGNSQSRYMYESSVQQDHVSLDLHL